A region from the Peromyscus maniculatus bairdii isolate BWxNUB_F1_BW_parent chromosome 5, HU_Pman_BW_mat_3.1, whole genome shotgun sequence genome encodes:
- the Nup153 gene encoding nuclear pore complex protein Nup153 isoform X3 → MRKVKLRKRISNLPKATQLGILSRVTESVKNIVPGWLQRYFNKSENACSCSADAGEVPHWPENREDERVIYAAEDSTNIDDGRITPEPTGSNTEEPSTTSTASNYPDVLTRPSLHRSHLNFSMLESPALHCQPSTSSAFPIGSSGFSLVKEIKDSTSQHDDDNISTTSGFSSRASDKDIAVSKSTSLPPLWSPEAERSHSLSQHTATSSKKPAFNLSAFGTLSTSLGNSSILKTSQLGDSPFYPGKTTYGGAAAAVRQSKVRNTPYQAPVRRQMKAKQLTAQSYGVTSSTARRILQSLEKMSSPLADAKRIPSAVSSPLNSPLDRSGIDSTAFQAKKEKTINEKNISRQNREQESGFSYPNFSIPAANGLSSGVGGGGGKMRRERTRFVASKPPEEEEMEAPVLPQISLPISSSSLPTFSFSSPVISASSSSPVSSSQPLPNKVQTSLGSTGSPMFTFSSPIVKSTQADVLPPASIGFTFSVPVAKTELSGSNSSSEPILSSSSAQDNTVVNSSSYKKRSATCEDPFTPAKILREGSVLDILKTPGFMSPKVDSPAVQPTTTSPVVYTRPAISTFSSSGIEFGESLKAGSSWQCDTCLLQNKVTDNKCIACQAAKLSPKEIAKQAGIGTPSKSDKPVSTSGTGFGDTFKPAVGTWDCDTCLVQNKPEAVKCVACETPKPGTGVKRILPLAVTSESPVTASSSSCTVTTGTLGFGDKFKRPVGSWECPVCCVCNKAEDNKCVSCMSEKPGSVSASSSSPASVSLSSGGCLGLDKFKKPEGSWDCEVCLVQNKADSAKCIACESAKPGTKSEFKGFGTSSSLNPAPSAFKFGIPSASSGLPQTFTSTGNFKFGDQGGFKLGAASDSGSTSSMNTNFKFSKPTGDFKFGMSSDSKPEEIKNDSKNDNFKFGFSSGLSNSASSAPFQFGVSTLGQQEKKEELPKSSSVGFSFGSGVSNPPTAATDTTVTSENKGAFNFGTIETKNVSVTPFTYKTTESKKDDSSATKGGFPFGKVESASSPSASMFALGRTEEKQQEPVTSTSLVFGKKANNEEPKCQPVFSFGNSEQTKDESSSKPTFSFSVAKPSVKESEQLTKATFSFGNQTSTTDQGVAKPVFSFLNSSSSSSSAPATSSSGGIFGSSTSSSNPPVAAFVFGQASNPVSSSAFGNSAESSTSQSLLFSQESKAATTTSSTGSAASPFVFGSGASSNSTASSGFSFGAATSSSSGSSFVFGTGHSAPSASPAFGANQTPTFGQSQGASQPNPPSFGSISSSTALFSAGSQPIQPPTFGTVSSSSQPPVFGQQPSQSAFGSGTAPNSSSVFQFGSSTTNFNFTNNNPSGVFTFGANPSTPAASAQPSGSGGFPFSQSPASFTVGSNGKNMFSSSGTSVSGRKIKTAVRRRK, encoded by the exons GGCATTCTTAGCAGGGTTACAGAATCCGTTAAGAATATTGTTCCAGGGTGGCTACAAAGATACTTCAACAAGAGTGAAAATGCATGTAGCTGTTCAGCAGATGCAGGTGAAGTTCCACACTGGCCAGAAAATAGAGAAGATGAGCGGGTGATTTATGCTGCTGAGGACAGCACGAACATTGATGATGGGAGAATCACCCCCGAGCCGACAGGCAGTAACACAGAAG AACCTTCGACGACCAGTACTGCTTCAAATTACCCAGATGTGTTAACCAGGCCTTCTCTTCACCGGAGTCATCTGAATTTCTCCATGTTGGAATCCCCTGCGCTACATTGTCAGCCTTCCACGTCCTCTGCATTCCCAATCGGCAGTTCTGGGTTTTCCCTTGTGAAGGAAAttaaagattctacctctcaGCATGATGATGATAACATCTCAACTACCAGTGGTTTTTCTTCAAGAGCTTCTGATAAAG ATATAGCTGTTTCAAAGAGTACTTCCCTGCCACCTCTGTGGTCCCCCGAAGCAGAACGTTCTCATTCACTCTCACAGCATACTGCCACCAGCTCCAAAAAACCAGCATTCAACTTGTCTGCCTTTGGAACACTTTCCACC TCACTTGGGAATTCTTCAATTCTTAAAACAAGTCAGCTTGGAGACTCTCCTTTCTATCCTGGCAAAACGACATATGGTGGGGCAGCTGCTGCTGTGAGACAGAGCAAAGTTCGCAACACACCTTACCAG GCACCAGTCAGAAGACAGATGAAAGCTAAGCAGCTCACTGCACAGTCTTACGGTGTGACGAGCTCAACAGCACGGCGGATATTGCAGTCATTAGAGAAGATGTCAAGCCCTCTCGCG GATGCGAAAAGAATTCCATCCGCTGTTTCTTCTCCTCTGAATTCT cctCTTGATAGGAGTGGGATAGACAGCACAGCTTTTCAggccaaaaaagaaaag actataaatgaaaaaaatatctcAAGACAAAATAGAGAGCAAGAAAG TGGCTTTTCATACCCCAATTTCAGTATTCCTGCAGCCAACGGTTTATCTTCTGGAGTAGGTGGTGGAGGTGGCaagatgagaagagagagaacacgCTTTGTTGCTTCTAAACCCCCAGAGGAGGAG GAAATGGAGGCACCAGTGTTACCGCAGATCTCTCTACCAATCAGCAGCTCCTCACTGCCTACCTTCAGTTTTAGTTCCCCTGTGATCTCAGCTTCCTCATCATCACCGGTCAGCTCTTCTCAGCCATTACCAAACAAG GTACAGACCTCTCTGGGCAGCACTGGCAGTCCTATGTTCACATTTTCATCTCCCATTGTAAAATCTACACAGGCAGATGTGCTACCTCCAGCATCT ATTGGATTTACATTTAGTGTGCCTGTTGCGAAAACAGAACTTTCTGGCTCTAATAGTTCTTCAGAACCAATTTTAAGTAGTAGTTCAG ctCAAGATAACACTGTAGTGAATAGTTCAAGCTATAAGAAGCGAAGTGCCACTTGTGAGGACCCTTTTACACCCGCAAAGATCCTGAGAGAAGGAAGTGTTCTAGACATTCTGAAAACCCCTG GCTTTATGTCACCAAAGGTTGATTCTCCTGCTGTTCAGCCCACCACTACAAGTCCAGTGGTTTATACAAGACCAGCAATAAGTACTTTTTCTTCTAGTGGAATTGAGTTTGGAGAAAGTTTAAAAGCTGGATCATCGTGGCAGTGTGACACATGTCTACTCCAGAACAAAGTCACAGACAATAAGTGTATAGCCTGTCAAGCAGCAAAACTGTCACCGAAAGAAATTGCTAAACAGGCTGGAATTGGGACACCAAGCAAAAGTGACAAACCAGTTTCTACGTCAGGGACAGGCTTTGGAGACACATTTAAACCAGCAGTAGGAACTTGGGATTGTGATACCTGTTTAGTGCAAAATAAGCCTGAAGCAGTAAAATGTGTAGCCTGTGAAACACCCAAACCTGGCACTGGTGTGAAGCGAATCCTTCCATTGGCGGTGACTTCAGAAAGTCCTGTGACTGCTTCCTCTTCTAGCTGCACTGTGACCACTGGTACACTAGGATTTGGAGATAAATTCAAAAGGCCTGTGGGATCTTGGGAGTGTCCAGTATGCTGTGTTTGTAATAAGGCAGAAGACAATAAATGTGTCTCCTGTATGTCTGAGAAACCAG GTTCAGTATCTGCCTCAAGTAGCAGCCctgcatctgtctctctgtcttctggaGGCTGCCTAGGATTGGATAAGTTCAAAAAACCTGAGGGAAGCTGGGACTGTGAAGTGTGCTTGGTGCAGAATAAAGCAGACTCTGCCAAGTGCATTGCATGTGAAAGTGCAAAGCCAGGCACAAAGTCAGAGTTCAAAG GCTTTGGGACATCTTCATCTTTAAATCCAGCACCCTCAGCCTTCAAATTTGGTATTCCATCAGCCTCTTCTGGACTTCCTCAAACTTTTACAAGCACTGGAAATTTTAAATTTGGAGATCAGGGAGGATTCAAATTAGGCGCTGCATCTGACTCTGGGTCTACAAGCTCCATGAATacaaactttaaattttctaaaccAACTGGAGATTTTAAATTTGGAATGTCGTCTGATTCCAAAcctgaagaaattaaaaatgacagCAAGAATGATAATTTTAAGTTTGGATTTAGTTCTGGCTTAAGCAACTCAGCTTCTTCAGCTCCATTTCAGTTTGGGGTATCTACTCTTGGgcagcaagaaaagaaagaggagctcCCTAAGTCTTCATCTGTAGGCTTTAGCTTTGGTTCGGGAGTTAGTAACCCCCCCACTGCTGCTACTGACACCACAGTGACCTCAGAGAACAAGGGCGCCTTCAACTTTGGAACCATAGAAACTAAGAATGTCTCAGTGACTCCGTTCACATATAAGACAACAGAATCAAAGAAAGATGATTCTTCTGCCACCAAGGGCGGCTTTCCATTTGGTAAAGTGGAGTCTGCCTCTTCGCCATCTGCCTCAATGTTTGCTTtgggaaggacagaggagaaaCAGCAAGAACCTGTTACTTCTACTTCTCTGGTGTTTGGAAAGAAAGCCAACAACGAGGAGCCAAAATGTCAGCCAGTATTTTCCTTTGGAAATTCGGAGCAAACCAAAGATGAGAGTTCTTCCAAGCCGACATTCAGTTTCAGTGTGGCAAAACCATCTGTGAAAGAGTCTGAGCAGCTGACCAAGGCCACCTTCTCATTTGGAAATCAAACCAGTACAACTG ATCAAGGTGTAGCAAAGCCAGTTTTTAGCTTCTTGAACAGCAGTTCCTCTAGTTCAAGTGCTCCAGCCACTTCATCGAGTGGTGGCATATTTGGTAGTTCCACCTCTTCCTCCAACCCTCCTGTGGCAGCCTTTGTGTTTGGACAGGCCAGCAATCCTGTCAGCAGCTCTGCCTTCGGTAACTCTGCAGAGTCGAGTACATCTCAGTCTTTGTTATTTTCTCAAGAGAGCAAAGCagccaccaccacatccagcactGGCTCCGCTGCCTCTCCCTTTGTGTTTGGATCAGGAGCCAGCAGTAACAGCACTGCATCCTCGGGCTTCAGTTTTGGAGCTGCCACATCAAGCTCTTCAG GATCCTCCTTTGTATTTGGCACTGGACATTCAGCACCATCTGCCAGTCCAGCATTTGGTGCTAACCAGACCCCAACGTTTGGACAAAGTCAAGGTGCCAGCCAGCCTAACCCTCCAAGCTTTGGCTCGATATCGTCTTCAACAGCATTGTTTTCTGCTGGTTCCCAGCCCATACAACCACCTACTTTTGGGACAGTGTCAAGCAGCAGCCAGCCTCCTGTGTTTGGGCAGCAGCCTAGTCAGTCTGCATTTGGCTCTGGAACAGCTCCTAATTCCA